The Caloenas nicobarica isolate bCalNic1 chromosome 15, bCalNic1.hap1, whole genome shotgun sequence genome includes a region encoding these proteins:
- the ADNP gene encoding activity-dependent neuroprotector homeobox protein isoform X1, producing MEYCMLGTSAFHKVQQQLMMPRKAFLSQKEKQARARERDMLKKRRRRQDYLKRSVEPQKNAETIKWHRDDEKRRENEQVKDKDIKKRWRQDERERRKNVDAMNWRREDEKRENERETMFQLPVNNLGSLRKARKTVKKILSDIGLEYCKEHIEDFKQFEPNDFYLKNTTWEDVGLWDPSLTKNQDYRTKPFCCSACPFSSKFFSAYKSHFRNVHSEDFENRILLNCPYCTFNADKKTLETHIKIFHAPNANTPSGGISTFKDKNKHESLKPKQADSVEQAVYYCKKCTYRDPLYEIVRKHIYREHFQHVAAPYIAKGGEKSLNGAVPLSSSAREEGSIHCKRCLFMPKSYEALVQHVIEDHERIGYQVTAMIGHTNVVVPRSKPLMLITPKPQDKKPMGLPQRMGPLSPGSVRSLSSQQMMNRLTIPKPTLNSTGMMSNVHLQQNNYGVKSVPPSYVGQPGGRLSLSGNAAVSIPQQSQSMKQFSGNGRPYTLGGEQRSQASARFSLQSANSSSLSSAQLKQTSLSQSQAASRVLGQSGSKSVAATGPSTVNTSSTQKWKICTICNELFPENVYSVHFEKEHKAEKVPAVANYIMKIHNFTSKCLYCNRYLPTDTLLNHMLIHGLSCPYCRSTFNDVEKMAAHMRMVHVDEEMGPKTDSTLTFDLTLQQGSHTNIHLLVTTYNLRDAPAESVAYHAQNTPPVPPKPQPKIQEKSDVPVKSSPQAAVPYKKDVGKTLCPLCFSILKGPISDALAHHLRERHQVIQTVHPVEKKLTYKCIHCLGVYTSNMTASTITLHLVHCRGVGKTQNGQDKGTSVSRLGQSPAVAPVKRTYEHMEFSLMKKRKMDDDDSPSAFEERPEEPVVLALDPKGHEDDSYEARKTFLTKYFNKQPYPTRREIEKLAASLWLWKSDIASHFSNKRKKCVRDCEKYKPGVLLGFNMKELNKVKHEMDFDAEWLFENHDEKNSRVNVSKTVDKKISLEKDDESSSDSYENIEEEYNESGSPFGQCVPDIGGKTSSESIAENAEHSISKEIIEENTSQSPEKPDQKPEESSKYEEIISAEEPTKLVGDVSDSEGDQDDQDDAVEWKDGASQSESGPGSQQVSDFEDNALEVKPEAWTDESSQSEDAGSSKPTVETKGGGSESDEEQSKWKNRSYGKVEEFWSKDQSQWKNASEMEESLSNQQMEWQNSTIDSEDGEQFDSVGAGVAEPMHSSLTGVELSSQQA from the exons ATGGAGTATTGCATGCTGGGAACAAGTGCTTTCCATAAG GTACAGCAGCAGCTCATGATGCCCCgtaaagcttttctttcccagaaagaaaagcaggctCGTGCCAGGGAAAGGGATATGttaaaaaagaggaggaggcgACAAGACTATCTCAAAAGAAGCGTGGAGCcgcagaaaaatgcagaaacaatAAAATGGCACAGGGATGatgagaagaggagagaaaatgagCAAGTTAAGGACAAAGATATCAAGAAGCGGTGGAGACAGGATGAGAGAGAACGACGAAAGAATGTGGACGCTATGAATTGGCGCAGGGAAGATGAGAAGAGGGAAAATGAGCGAG AAACTATGTTCCAACTCCCTGTCAACAACCTTGGCAGTTTAAGAAAGGCCCggaaaactgtgaaaaaaatacttagtgACATTGGTTTGGAATACTGTAAAGAGCATATAGAA gaTTTTAAGCAGTTTGAACCTAAtgacttttatttgaaaaacactACATGGGAAGATGTAGGATTGTGGGACCCATCGCTTACAAAAAATCAG GACTATCGGACAAAGCCCTTTTGCTGCAGTGCATGTCCATTTTCCTCGAAGTTCTTTTCAGCATACAAAAGCCACTTCCGGAATGTTCATAGCGAAGACTTTGAAAATAGGATTCTCCTTAATTGTCCTTACTGTACTTTCAATGCGGACAAAAAGACTTTGGAAAcgcacattaaaatatttcatgctcCAAATGCCAATACACCGAGTGGAGGCATCAGcacttttaaagataaaaacaaacatgagAGCCTTAAACCCAAGCAGGCTGACAGTGTAGAACAAGCTGTTTATTACTGTAAGAAGTGCACTTACCGAGATCCTCTGTATGAAATAGTTAGAAAGCACATTTACAGGGAACATTTTCAGCACGTTGCTGCTCCTTACATAgcgaagggaggggaaaagtcACTCAATGGTGCAGTTCCGTTAAGTTCCAGTGCCCGAGAGGAGGGTAGTATTCACTGCAAACGATGCCTTTTTATGCCGAAATCATACGAAGCTTTAGTACAGCATGTTATCGAAGACCACGAACGTATAGGATATCAGGTAACAGCAATGATAGGTCACACTAACGTAGTGGTTCCAAGATCTAAACCTTTGATGCTAATAACTCCAaaaccacaggataaaaagccCATGGGACTCCCTCAGAGGAtgggtcccctgtcccctggaAGCGTTCGATCTCTTTCGTCACAACAGATGATGAACAGACTCACTATACCAAAGCCTACATTAAATTCCACAGGAATGATGTCAAACGTTCACCTACAACAAAACAATTACGGAGTCAAGTCGGTACCTCCAAGTTACGTTGGCCAGCCAGGAGGAAGGCTCAGCTTAAGCGGTAACGCAGCGGTTTCTATTCCACAGCAATCGCAATCAATGAAACAGTTTTCAGGCAATGGAAGGCCGTACACTCTTGGAGGGGAGCAGAGATCACAGGCCTCAGCAAGATTCTCTCTTCAGTCTGCCAACTCATCTTCTCTTTCATCAGCTCAGCTGAAGCAGACGTCATTATCTCAGTCGCAGGCAGCTTCAAGAGTATTAGGTCAGTCTGGCTCGAAATCTGTAGCTGCTACAGGTCCTTCCACTGTCAATACGTCATCCACACAGAAGTGGAAAATCTGTACAATCTGTAATGAGCTGTTTCCTGAGAATGTGTATAGCGTCCACTTTGAAAAGGAGCACAAGGCTGAAAAGGTGCCTGCAGTAGCTAACTATATAATGAAAATACACAATTTCACTAGTAAATGTCTATACTGTAACCGCTACTTACCCACTGATACATTGCTTAATCATATGTTAATACATGGTCTGTCTTGTCCATATTGCCGTTCAACTTTCAATGATGTTGAAAAGATGGCTGCTCATATGCGAATGGTTCATGTTGATGAAGAAATGGGACCTAAGACTGATTCCACTCTAACCTTTGATTTGACATTGCAGCAGGGTAGTCACACGAATATACATCTCCTTGTAACCACCTACAACTTGAGAGATGCTCCTGCTGAATCTGTAGCTTACCATGCTCAGAATACTCCCCCAGTTCCTCCAAAACCACAGCCGAAAATCCAGGAGAAGTCTGATGTACCTGTCAAAAGTTCTCCGCAAGCAGCAGTTCCCTACAAAAAAGACGTGGGGAAAACTCTCTGTCCTCTGTGCTTTTCAATCCTAAAAGGACCCATCTCTGATGCACTTGCACATCATCTACGGGAGAGGCATCAAGTAATTCAGACAGTTCATCCAGTTGAGAAGAAGCTGACCTACAAATGCATCCATTGCCTTGGTGTGTACACCAGCAACATGACGGCCTCCACCATCACGCTGCACCTCGTGCACTGCAGAGGGGTTGGGAAGACTCAGAACGGGCAGGACAAAGGTACCTCGGTGTCTCGGCTGGGTCAGTCTCCAGCTGTAGCACCTGTAAAACGTACTTATGAACACATGGAATTCTCGCtaatgaagaaaaggaaaatggatgATGACGACTCCCCCTCTGCCTTTGAGGAGAGGCCTGAAGAACCTGTCGTTCTAGCATTGGACCCCAAGGGTCATGAAGATGATTCCTATGAAGccaggaaaacatttcttacaaagtattttaataagCAACCATATCCCACTAGGAGAGAGATTGAAAAGCTGGCTGCCAGTTTGTGGCTATGGAAATCTGATATTGCATCTCATTTTAgtaacaaaaggaagaaatgtgttCGAGATTGTGAAAAATACAAACCTGGTGTGCTGCTTGGTTTCAATATGAAAGAGTTAAACAAGGTTAAACATGAAATGGATTTTGATGCAGAATGGCTGTTTGAAAACCACGACGAAAAGAATTCCAGAGTCAATGTTAGTAAGACTGTtgataaaaaaataagcttaGAAAAAGACGATGAAAGTTCCTCAGACAGCTATGAAAATATAGAAGAGGAATACAATGAAAGCGGCAGTCCATTTGGTCAGTGTGTTCCTGACATCGGTGGGAAAACCTCTTCTGAGAGCATAGCAGAGAACGCAGAGCACAGCATATCCAAGGAAATCATTGAAGAAAATACGTCACAGTCTCCAGAGAAGCCAGATCAAAAACCAGAGGAAAGCTCTAAATATGAAGAGATTATTTCTGCTGAAGAACCAACAAAGCTGGTAGGAGATGTCTCAGATAGCGAAGGTGATCAAGATGATCAAGATGATGCTGTTGAATGGAAAGATGGAGCTTCACAGTCTGAGAGTGGGCCTGGTTCTCAGCAGGTTTCTGATTTTGAGGATAACGCGTTGGAAGTAAAACCAGAAGCGTGGACAGATGAATCCTCCCAAAGTGAAGATGCTGGTAGCAGTAAACCGACTGTTGAGACAAAAGGGGGTGGATCTGAAAGTGATGAAGAACAGTCAAAGTGGAAGAATCGTTCCTATGGAAAAGTAGAAGAGTTTTGGTCTAAAGACCAGTCGCAATGGAAAAACGCATCCGAGATGGAGGAGAGCTTGTCGAACCAGCAGATGGAATGGCAGAACAGCACAATCGACAGCGAGGACGGAGAGCAGTTTGACAGTGTGGGTGCCGGCGTGGCGGAGCCGATGCACAGCAGCCTAACTGGTGTGGAGCTGAGCAGCCAGCAAGCGTGA
- the ADNP gene encoding activity-dependent neuroprotector homeobox protein isoform X2 translates to MMPRKAFLSQKEKQARARERDMLKKRRRRQDYLKRSVEPQKNAETIKWHRDDEKRRENEQVKDKDIKKRWRQDERERRKNVDAMNWRREDEKRENERETMFQLPVNNLGSLRKARKTVKKILSDIGLEYCKEHIEDFKQFEPNDFYLKNTTWEDVGLWDPSLTKNQDYRTKPFCCSACPFSSKFFSAYKSHFRNVHSEDFENRILLNCPYCTFNADKKTLETHIKIFHAPNANTPSGGISTFKDKNKHESLKPKQADSVEQAVYYCKKCTYRDPLYEIVRKHIYREHFQHVAAPYIAKGGEKSLNGAVPLSSSAREEGSIHCKRCLFMPKSYEALVQHVIEDHERIGYQVTAMIGHTNVVVPRSKPLMLITPKPQDKKPMGLPQRMGPLSPGSVRSLSSQQMMNRLTIPKPTLNSTGMMSNVHLQQNNYGVKSVPPSYVGQPGGRLSLSGNAAVSIPQQSQSMKQFSGNGRPYTLGGEQRSQASARFSLQSANSSSLSSAQLKQTSLSQSQAASRVLGQSGSKSVAATGPSTVNTSSTQKWKICTICNELFPENVYSVHFEKEHKAEKVPAVANYIMKIHNFTSKCLYCNRYLPTDTLLNHMLIHGLSCPYCRSTFNDVEKMAAHMRMVHVDEEMGPKTDSTLTFDLTLQQGSHTNIHLLVTTYNLRDAPAESVAYHAQNTPPVPPKPQPKIQEKSDVPVKSSPQAAVPYKKDVGKTLCPLCFSILKGPISDALAHHLRERHQVIQTVHPVEKKLTYKCIHCLGVYTSNMTASTITLHLVHCRGVGKTQNGQDKGTSVSRLGQSPAVAPVKRTYEHMEFSLMKKRKMDDDDSPSAFEERPEEPVVLALDPKGHEDDSYEARKTFLTKYFNKQPYPTRREIEKLAASLWLWKSDIASHFSNKRKKCVRDCEKYKPGVLLGFNMKELNKVKHEMDFDAEWLFENHDEKNSRVNVSKTVDKKISLEKDDESSSDSYENIEEEYNESGSPFGQCVPDIGGKTSSESIAENAEHSISKEIIEENTSQSPEKPDQKPEESSKYEEIISAEEPTKLVGDVSDSEGDQDDQDDAVEWKDGASQSESGPGSQQVSDFEDNALEVKPEAWTDESSQSEDAGSSKPTVETKGGGSESDEEQSKWKNRSYGKVEEFWSKDQSQWKNASEMEESLSNQQMEWQNSTIDSEDGEQFDSVGAGVAEPMHSSLTGVELSSQQA, encoded by the exons ATGATGCCCCgtaaagcttttctttcccagaaagaaaagcaggctCGTGCCAGGGAAAGGGATATGttaaaaaagaggaggaggcgACAAGACTATCTCAAAAGAAGCGTGGAGCcgcagaaaaatgcagaaacaatAAAATGGCACAGGGATGatgagaagaggagagaaaatgagCAAGTTAAGGACAAAGATATCAAGAAGCGGTGGAGACAGGATGAGAGAGAACGACGAAAGAATGTGGACGCTATGAATTGGCGCAGGGAAGATGAGAAGAGGGAAAATGAGCGAG AAACTATGTTCCAACTCCCTGTCAACAACCTTGGCAGTTTAAGAAAGGCCCggaaaactgtgaaaaaaatacttagtgACATTGGTTTGGAATACTGTAAAGAGCATATAGAA gaTTTTAAGCAGTTTGAACCTAAtgacttttatttgaaaaacactACATGGGAAGATGTAGGATTGTGGGACCCATCGCTTACAAAAAATCAG GACTATCGGACAAAGCCCTTTTGCTGCAGTGCATGTCCATTTTCCTCGAAGTTCTTTTCAGCATACAAAAGCCACTTCCGGAATGTTCATAGCGAAGACTTTGAAAATAGGATTCTCCTTAATTGTCCTTACTGTACTTTCAATGCGGACAAAAAGACTTTGGAAAcgcacattaaaatatttcatgctcCAAATGCCAATACACCGAGTGGAGGCATCAGcacttttaaagataaaaacaaacatgagAGCCTTAAACCCAAGCAGGCTGACAGTGTAGAACAAGCTGTTTATTACTGTAAGAAGTGCACTTACCGAGATCCTCTGTATGAAATAGTTAGAAAGCACATTTACAGGGAACATTTTCAGCACGTTGCTGCTCCTTACATAgcgaagggaggggaaaagtcACTCAATGGTGCAGTTCCGTTAAGTTCCAGTGCCCGAGAGGAGGGTAGTATTCACTGCAAACGATGCCTTTTTATGCCGAAATCATACGAAGCTTTAGTACAGCATGTTATCGAAGACCACGAACGTATAGGATATCAGGTAACAGCAATGATAGGTCACACTAACGTAGTGGTTCCAAGATCTAAACCTTTGATGCTAATAACTCCAaaaccacaggataaaaagccCATGGGACTCCCTCAGAGGAtgggtcccctgtcccctggaAGCGTTCGATCTCTTTCGTCACAACAGATGATGAACAGACTCACTATACCAAAGCCTACATTAAATTCCACAGGAATGATGTCAAACGTTCACCTACAACAAAACAATTACGGAGTCAAGTCGGTACCTCCAAGTTACGTTGGCCAGCCAGGAGGAAGGCTCAGCTTAAGCGGTAACGCAGCGGTTTCTATTCCACAGCAATCGCAATCAATGAAACAGTTTTCAGGCAATGGAAGGCCGTACACTCTTGGAGGGGAGCAGAGATCACAGGCCTCAGCAAGATTCTCTCTTCAGTCTGCCAACTCATCTTCTCTTTCATCAGCTCAGCTGAAGCAGACGTCATTATCTCAGTCGCAGGCAGCTTCAAGAGTATTAGGTCAGTCTGGCTCGAAATCTGTAGCTGCTACAGGTCCTTCCACTGTCAATACGTCATCCACACAGAAGTGGAAAATCTGTACAATCTGTAATGAGCTGTTTCCTGAGAATGTGTATAGCGTCCACTTTGAAAAGGAGCACAAGGCTGAAAAGGTGCCTGCAGTAGCTAACTATATAATGAAAATACACAATTTCACTAGTAAATGTCTATACTGTAACCGCTACTTACCCACTGATACATTGCTTAATCATATGTTAATACATGGTCTGTCTTGTCCATATTGCCGTTCAACTTTCAATGATGTTGAAAAGATGGCTGCTCATATGCGAATGGTTCATGTTGATGAAGAAATGGGACCTAAGACTGATTCCACTCTAACCTTTGATTTGACATTGCAGCAGGGTAGTCACACGAATATACATCTCCTTGTAACCACCTACAACTTGAGAGATGCTCCTGCTGAATCTGTAGCTTACCATGCTCAGAATACTCCCCCAGTTCCTCCAAAACCACAGCCGAAAATCCAGGAGAAGTCTGATGTACCTGTCAAAAGTTCTCCGCAAGCAGCAGTTCCCTACAAAAAAGACGTGGGGAAAACTCTCTGTCCTCTGTGCTTTTCAATCCTAAAAGGACCCATCTCTGATGCACTTGCACATCATCTACGGGAGAGGCATCAAGTAATTCAGACAGTTCATCCAGTTGAGAAGAAGCTGACCTACAAATGCATCCATTGCCTTGGTGTGTACACCAGCAACATGACGGCCTCCACCATCACGCTGCACCTCGTGCACTGCAGAGGGGTTGGGAAGACTCAGAACGGGCAGGACAAAGGTACCTCGGTGTCTCGGCTGGGTCAGTCTCCAGCTGTAGCACCTGTAAAACGTACTTATGAACACATGGAATTCTCGCtaatgaagaaaaggaaaatggatgATGACGACTCCCCCTCTGCCTTTGAGGAGAGGCCTGAAGAACCTGTCGTTCTAGCATTGGACCCCAAGGGTCATGAAGATGATTCCTATGAAGccaggaaaacatttcttacaaagtattttaataagCAACCATATCCCACTAGGAGAGAGATTGAAAAGCTGGCTGCCAGTTTGTGGCTATGGAAATCTGATATTGCATCTCATTTTAgtaacaaaaggaagaaatgtgttCGAGATTGTGAAAAATACAAACCTGGTGTGCTGCTTGGTTTCAATATGAAAGAGTTAAACAAGGTTAAACATGAAATGGATTTTGATGCAGAATGGCTGTTTGAAAACCACGACGAAAAGAATTCCAGAGTCAATGTTAGTAAGACTGTtgataaaaaaataagcttaGAAAAAGACGATGAAAGTTCCTCAGACAGCTATGAAAATATAGAAGAGGAATACAATGAAAGCGGCAGTCCATTTGGTCAGTGTGTTCCTGACATCGGTGGGAAAACCTCTTCTGAGAGCATAGCAGAGAACGCAGAGCACAGCATATCCAAGGAAATCATTGAAGAAAATACGTCACAGTCTCCAGAGAAGCCAGATCAAAAACCAGAGGAAAGCTCTAAATATGAAGAGATTATTTCTGCTGAAGAACCAACAAAGCTGGTAGGAGATGTCTCAGATAGCGAAGGTGATCAAGATGATCAAGATGATGCTGTTGAATGGAAAGATGGAGCTTCACAGTCTGAGAGTGGGCCTGGTTCTCAGCAGGTTTCTGATTTTGAGGATAACGCGTTGGAAGTAAAACCAGAAGCGTGGACAGATGAATCCTCCCAAAGTGAAGATGCTGGTAGCAGTAAACCGACTGTTGAGACAAAAGGGGGTGGATCTGAAAGTGATGAAGAACAGTCAAAGTGGAAGAATCGTTCCTATGGAAAAGTAGAAGAGTTTTGGTCTAAAGACCAGTCGCAATGGAAAAACGCATCCGAGATGGAGGAGAGCTTGTCGAACCAGCAGATGGAATGGCAGAACAGCACAATCGACAGCGAGGACGGAGAGCAGTTTGACAGTGTGGGTGCCGGCGTGGCGGAGCCGATGCACAGCAGCCTAACTGGTGTGGAGCTGAGCAGCCAGCAAGCGTGA
- the ADNP gene encoding activity-dependent neuroprotector homeobox protein isoform X3 produces the protein MSLRRPSTINFGETMFQLPVNNLGSLRKARKTVKKILSDIGLEYCKEHIEDFKQFEPNDFYLKNTTWEDVGLWDPSLTKNQDYRTKPFCCSACPFSSKFFSAYKSHFRNVHSEDFENRILLNCPYCTFNADKKTLETHIKIFHAPNANTPSGGISTFKDKNKHESLKPKQADSVEQAVYYCKKCTYRDPLYEIVRKHIYREHFQHVAAPYIAKGGEKSLNGAVPLSSSAREEGSIHCKRCLFMPKSYEALVQHVIEDHERIGYQVTAMIGHTNVVVPRSKPLMLITPKPQDKKPMGLPQRMGPLSPGSVRSLSSQQMMNRLTIPKPTLNSTGMMSNVHLQQNNYGVKSVPPSYVGQPGGRLSLSGNAAVSIPQQSQSMKQFSGNGRPYTLGGEQRSQASARFSLQSANSSSLSSAQLKQTSLSQSQAASRVLGQSGSKSVAATGPSTVNTSSTQKWKICTICNELFPENVYSVHFEKEHKAEKVPAVANYIMKIHNFTSKCLYCNRYLPTDTLLNHMLIHGLSCPYCRSTFNDVEKMAAHMRMVHVDEEMGPKTDSTLTFDLTLQQGSHTNIHLLVTTYNLRDAPAESVAYHAQNTPPVPPKPQPKIQEKSDVPVKSSPQAAVPYKKDVGKTLCPLCFSILKGPISDALAHHLRERHQVIQTVHPVEKKLTYKCIHCLGVYTSNMTASTITLHLVHCRGVGKTQNGQDKGTSVSRLGQSPAVAPVKRTYEHMEFSLMKKRKMDDDDSPSAFEERPEEPVVLALDPKGHEDDSYEARKTFLTKYFNKQPYPTRREIEKLAASLWLWKSDIASHFSNKRKKCVRDCEKYKPGVLLGFNMKELNKVKHEMDFDAEWLFENHDEKNSRVNVSKTVDKKISLEKDDESSSDSYENIEEEYNESGSPFGQCVPDIGGKTSSESIAENAEHSISKEIIEENTSQSPEKPDQKPEESSKYEEIISAEEPTKLVGDVSDSEGDQDDQDDAVEWKDGASQSESGPGSQQVSDFEDNALEVKPEAWTDESSQSEDAGSSKPTVETKGGGSESDEEQSKWKNRSYGKVEEFWSKDQSQWKNASEMEESLSNQQMEWQNSTIDSEDGEQFDSVGAGVAEPMHSSLTGVELSSQQA, from the exons ATGAGTCTGAGACGCCCAAGCACCATTAATTTTGGAG AAACTATGTTCCAACTCCCTGTCAACAACCTTGGCAGTTTAAGAAAGGCCCggaaaactgtgaaaaaaatacttagtgACATTGGTTTGGAATACTGTAAAGAGCATATAGAA gaTTTTAAGCAGTTTGAACCTAAtgacttttatttgaaaaacactACATGGGAAGATGTAGGATTGTGGGACCCATCGCTTACAAAAAATCAG GACTATCGGACAAAGCCCTTTTGCTGCAGTGCATGTCCATTTTCCTCGAAGTTCTTTTCAGCATACAAAAGCCACTTCCGGAATGTTCATAGCGAAGACTTTGAAAATAGGATTCTCCTTAATTGTCCTTACTGTACTTTCAATGCGGACAAAAAGACTTTGGAAAcgcacattaaaatatttcatgctcCAAATGCCAATACACCGAGTGGAGGCATCAGcacttttaaagataaaaacaaacatgagAGCCTTAAACCCAAGCAGGCTGACAGTGTAGAACAAGCTGTTTATTACTGTAAGAAGTGCACTTACCGAGATCCTCTGTATGAAATAGTTAGAAAGCACATTTACAGGGAACATTTTCAGCACGTTGCTGCTCCTTACATAgcgaagggaggggaaaagtcACTCAATGGTGCAGTTCCGTTAAGTTCCAGTGCCCGAGAGGAGGGTAGTATTCACTGCAAACGATGCCTTTTTATGCCGAAATCATACGAAGCTTTAGTACAGCATGTTATCGAAGACCACGAACGTATAGGATATCAGGTAACAGCAATGATAGGTCACACTAACGTAGTGGTTCCAAGATCTAAACCTTTGATGCTAATAACTCCAaaaccacaggataaaaagccCATGGGACTCCCTCAGAGGAtgggtcccctgtcccctggaAGCGTTCGATCTCTTTCGTCACAACAGATGATGAACAGACTCACTATACCAAAGCCTACATTAAATTCCACAGGAATGATGTCAAACGTTCACCTACAACAAAACAATTACGGAGTCAAGTCGGTACCTCCAAGTTACGTTGGCCAGCCAGGAGGAAGGCTCAGCTTAAGCGGTAACGCAGCGGTTTCTATTCCACAGCAATCGCAATCAATGAAACAGTTTTCAGGCAATGGAAGGCCGTACACTCTTGGAGGGGAGCAGAGATCACAGGCCTCAGCAAGATTCTCTCTTCAGTCTGCCAACTCATCTTCTCTTTCATCAGCTCAGCTGAAGCAGACGTCATTATCTCAGTCGCAGGCAGCTTCAAGAGTATTAGGTCAGTCTGGCTCGAAATCTGTAGCTGCTACAGGTCCTTCCACTGTCAATACGTCATCCACACAGAAGTGGAAAATCTGTACAATCTGTAATGAGCTGTTTCCTGAGAATGTGTATAGCGTCCACTTTGAAAAGGAGCACAAGGCTGAAAAGGTGCCTGCAGTAGCTAACTATATAATGAAAATACACAATTTCACTAGTAAATGTCTATACTGTAACCGCTACTTACCCACTGATACATTGCTTAATCATATGTTAATACATGGTCTGTCTTGTCCATATTGCCGTTCAACTTTCAATGATGTTGAAAAGATGGCTGCTCATATGCGAATGGTTCATGTTGATGAAGAAATGGGACCTAAGACTGATTCCACTCTAACCTTTGATTTGACATTGCAGCAGGGTAGTCACACGAATATACATCTCCTTGTAACCACCTACAACTTGAGAGATGCTCCTGCTGAATCTGTAGCTTACCATGCTCAGAATACTCCCCCAGTTCCTCCAAAACCACAGCCGAAAATCCAGGAGAAGTCTGATGTACCTGTCAAAAGTTCTCCGCAAGCAGCAGTTCCCTACAAAAAAGACGTGGGGAAAACTCTCTGTCCTCTGTGCTTTTCAATCCTAAAAGGACCCATCTCTGATGCACTTGCACATCATCTACGGGAGAGGCATCAAGTAATTCAGACAGTTCATCCAGTTGAGAAGAAGCTGACCTACAAATGCATCCATTGCCTTGGTGTGTACACCAGCAACATGACGGCCTCCACCATCACGCTGCACCTCGTGCACTGCAGAGGGGTTGGGAAGACTCAGAACGGGCAGGACAAAGGTACCTCGGTGTCTCGGCTGGGTCAGTCTCCAGCTGTAGCACCTGTAAAACGTACTTATGAACACATGGAATTCTCGCtaatgaagaaaaggaaaatggatgATGACGACTCCCCCTCTGCCTTTGAGGAGAGGCCTGAAGAACCTGTCGTTCTAGCATTGGACCCCAAGGGTCATGAAGATGATTCCTATGAAGccaggaaaacatttcttacaaagtattttaataagCAACCATATCCCACTAGGAGAGAGATTGAAAAGCTGGCTGCCAGTTTGTGGCTATGGAAATCTGATATTGCATCTCATTTTAgtaacaaaaggaagaaatgtgttCGAGATTGTGAAAAATACAAACCTGGTGTGCTGCTTGGTTTCAATATGAAAGAGTTAAACAAGGTTAAACATGAAATGGATTTTGATGCAGAATGGCTGTTTGAAAACCACGACGAAAAGAATTCCAGAGTCAATGTTAGTAAGACTGTtgataaaaaaataagcttaGAAAAAGACGATGAAAGTTCCTCAGACAGCTATGAAAATATAGAAGAGGAATACAATGAAAGCGGCAGTCCATTTGGTCAGTGTGTTCCTGACATCGGTGGGAAAACCTCTTCTGAGAGCATAGCAGAGAACGCAGAGCACAGCATATCCAAGGAAATCATTGAAGAAAATACGTCACAGTCTCCAGAGAAGCCAGATCAAAAACCAGAGGAAAGCTCTAAATATGAAGAGATTATTTCTGCTGAAGAACCAACAAAGCTGGTAGGAGATGTCTCAGATAGCGAAGGTGATCAAGATGATCAAGATGATGCTGTTGAATGGAAAGATGGAGCTTCACAGTCTGAGAGTGGGCCTGGTTCTCAGCAGGTTTCTGATTTTGAGGATAACGCGTTGGAAGTAAAACCAGAAGCGTGGACAGATGAATCCTCCCAAAGTGAAGATGCTGGTAGCAGTAAACCGACTGTTGAGACAAAAGGGGGTGGATCTGAAAGTGATGAAGAACAGTCAAAGTGGAAGAATCGTTCCTATGGAAAAGTAGAAGAGTTTTGGTCTAAAGACCAGTCGCAATGGAAAAACGCATCCGAGATGGAGGAGAGCTTGTCGAACCAGCAGATGGAATGGCAGAACAGCACAATCGACAGCGAGGACGGAGAGCAGTTTGACAGTGTGGGTGCCGGCGTGGCGGAGCCGATGCACAGCAGCCTAACTGGTGTGGAGCTGAGCAGCCAGCAAGCGTGA